The genomic window TCCCCAATACTACACCAATTTCGAAACCAACCGGGTAGCCAGGGCGGCCGGCCTCCAGCAAGCCGTATTCTATGAATACATTTGCGAGGGCAAAAGTATGCAGGACGCCATGTTCTGCTGCGGAACCAACGTTATCTTTCGCCGCGAGGCTCTTACATCCGTCGGCGGCTTCGAGGAGAGTTCCGTCACCGAAGACTTCGCCACCTCCCTCAAGTTCCATCTCGGGGGCTGGTCATCGGCCTACCTCAACAAAATCTGCGCCTTTGGCATGGGGCCTGAGGATCTGGGCGCCTATTTCAAGCAGCAATTCCGATGGGCACATGGCACGGTCGGCCTGTTCCGGGAGATTCTCTCGGCGTTCTTCAAGAACCCGCGCAGACTCCCCGCAGCAAAGTGGTGGGAGTACTTTCTTTCGGGAACGCATTACTTTGTGGGCTGGGTGCTTTTCACCATGATCCTCTGCCCGGTTCTGTATCTGTTTTTGGAGGTGCCAAGCTACTTTGCACGGCCCGAAATATACTTTCTTTTTTTCTTCCCCTATATCTTGCTTACCTTGTCCCTGTTTATCTTCACCCTCACTCAGCGAAGATACGGGCTATGGGAGATGGGAATAGGCATCGTTCTCCAGGCCGTGGCCTTTCCGGTGTACATGCAGGCATCGCTGCTCGGCATCCTCGGCGTAAAGCGTAGCTTCGGTGTGACGCCAAAAGGAGGAAGCTTCTCGCTGCCGCTGCACGCGTTGTGGCCCCAGGTGCTCACATGCATGGCCGCAGCCGGGGCAGTGGCATACGGGCTCAACCGCGCGTATTATGAACGTGAGCCCATGTACGCCATCCTGGTCAACTGCATGTGGTGTCTGTACCATTTGGCCATCCTCTCCTCCATCCTCTACTTCAACCATCCCGAGGAACGCAGACATGTCTGACCTCTGGGCCAGGGTTGTGTGCGCGGTGGCCATTCTGGCGAGTTCCTTTCCGCTCCTGGCCGAGCCACCCGCAGCATACGCTGCCGGAAAGCCGACTTTCGGTTTTGTCCTGGACGGCTACCCCATCGATGAGACAAGGCTGACAGCCCTGCGCGAACTGACAGGCGTACCCCCCCGCATGGTGACCTTTTTCCTTCAGTGGCCGCAAAATCCGGGCGAATCGCAATTTCCGACAGAAACGCTCACTGCTATCAGCAAGGTCGGTGCCGTGCCATGCCTAACCTGGGAGCCCATGTTTATCCAGGAGGGCAAGGAGGTTGCCATCGACGCCCGGGACATCCTGTCAGGACGCTACGACGTTTTCATCGACCGCTTCGCCAAAGACGCGAAGAAATACAAGAAAGAGTTCATCATACGCTTTGCTCACGAGATGAACCTTGAACGATACCATTGGGGCGGGCCGAAGGAAGCTTTCGGACCCGAGAGCCCCATGCGTTATCGCGAGATGTTCCGGCATGTGGTGAAACGGTTCAGGGCGGCAGGGGCATCAAACGTATTTTTCGCCTTCTGCCCCAATGCGGAGTCACTGCCCCATCCCAAGCGGGACAGCGCCAGTTGGAATGAAGCCAGTGCCTACTATCCCGGGGACGATGTGGTCGATGTTGTCGGCATGGACGGCTATAATTGGGGCACAACCCAGACCAGGGAAAAGCACGGTTGGGACAGTTCGTTCAGGAGTTTCTCGGACATCTTCGGGCCAATCCGTCTTGAATTAACCTCGTTCGCTCCCGGCAAATCAATTATGGTTTTCGAGATGGCTTCCGCCGACCTTGGAGGCGACAAGACCGCCTGGATACGGTCCGCCCTGGAAACTGCCGCATCCTGGAATCTGGTTGCGATCAATTGGTTCGAGGCGGACAAGGAAGTGGATTGGCGGCTTATGACGGGGACGGGGCCATCGGTCTCCTCATTGGTGAGGGAAAAGACAGATCTGGGACCGGCAAACGTCCTCGCGGCGATGAAACTCTCAAGGGTAAAATAAACCGACGTCCTACGAAATGAGGCCCAGGCGTTTACGGGCAAAACAAGTTGAGCAACAAGCAGGCATGTATTCATGGAAATAAGAGAAACGCTCATAGATGGAGTCATTGTGGTGGAGGTGGTCGGTCAGCGCCTTGACGCTGCAACCGCTCCGGTTTTCAAGAACAAGATGATCGACCTGATTAACCAAGGGAACCTCCGGTTTCTCGTTGACTTTTCGCGCTTGGATTTCATGGACAGCAGCGGTCTTGGCTCGCTTATCTCCTGCGTGAAGTCGTTGGGAGACAAGGGGGACCTTGTGCTTTTCGGTCTCCGTGAAAGCGTACGGAAAATTTTTGCTGTTACTCGCTTGGACCGAGGAGTCTTCCGGATTTTCGAGAGCAAGTACGATGCGCTACGATCACTCGGCGGGGACAAGGCATGACTCCGGCCACAGCCAGAATCGTGTCCATCACCATCCCGGCAAGCCTGAAGCACGTCGCACTTGTTGGTCTTTCCGTGCGTGCCATAAGCGGGTTCGAGCTGTTCATTCAAGATGACGCAGTATTGATCGAACTGGCAGTGTGTGAAGCGCTCAACAACGCTATCATCCATTCTCTCAACGAACTCGAAGGGGAATCCATCGATCTCGGAATTGTCGTGTGGCCTGACCGGATCGCGTTCACCATGCGCTACAGGGGGCCTCGCATCGAGGATGGACTGGACGGTGATCAGAAGCGCAACAGGGAACCCCTGGCTACCAGCGGGCGCGGGATGAGCATCATACAAGACGTCATGGATAGAGTTCAGTATGAGAGACAGGGTGAGTACAATGTGATCTCTATGGAAAAAACAACTGCCAACGCTTGCCCGAACATCCCATGAGTGACTTCCAGTCGCGGCGGGAAACCCGTCTTCCCATTGAATCCATAGTCCTCCCCTTTCTAGGCTCAAGGGGGGCGGATTACCAGCCTTTCGACTACATCGTCCAGGATGTGAGTCCGGGAGGGGTGAAGATCGTTATTCCCAGTTGGGTCCTCGGTCGCGAACGGATTCACCAGGGGGAGAGAATCAACCTTCACGTTCCATTCGAGATTGGAGGAAAAGTCCTCTATTCAGGTACTGCCGCCTGGCAAAGATTGGACTTGGACGGGCAGGGGCAGATTGTCGGCGTTGCCATGGACCAGGGCAGACCACTCAGCTATCCGGTGTTCTTCTCGGTAAGTTCCCGTCAACTTGCCATCGATTTTTCTTCTTTCGAGTCGAAGGGGTCGCTTCTGGCCAAGCTCGCCAAAGATCTGTATTTGCTCAAACAAGGATGTCTCATCTACCTCAAGCATCTGTCAGCTTTCTTTTCCCGTATTTCGGACCTGTCATACGAGGAGTACGGTCAGTTTCGGGAATTCGTCTTTGAAGACATCATCGCAAGAACGAAAAAGAACGCCGACTACCTCACGATGTTTCACGAGCGGATGGCCAAGTCCAATGGTTCATTGGAGGAAACTTGCGCTGTCGTGGATCTTGCGGAATTGCGCCAGGCTGTAGAGCCAGAAATGTATATCGAGCTATTCAAAAGCGTGTACACAGACAGCTTTGCCATGCAGTATCTATACGCCATTAAGGAGCTTGAGAATAAGCTGTACATGGGTTACAATACGCTCGTGCTGGTGTACTGTAGCACGCTGTAACTACTTGCCGTCCAGCACCTTTAGGCACAGAAGAGACACGTCATCCGCGTAAGCGTTGTTTCGTCCATGCGCGGTCATTGAGTTGCTCACCTCCCGAACGAGGTCTTCCGCTGTCCCACCACAGGCGCGCTTCATACTTTCCTGCAGCCGTTTATCTCCGAACTGTTCACCTTCCGGATTCATATGCTCAAAGCATCCATCTGTGTAGAGAAGAAGACAGTCCCCCGGAGTGAGGGCGCCATGCCCCAGGGTAAAGTCGCCCTCTCCATTAATGCCGATGATACCCCCGCCTTCATCTAGCAAGGTCAAGCTGCCATCATTCTTCATGCACAAGGGCGGAGGGTGGCCTGCGTTGCAGTATTCGAACTCGCCTGTATTGGTGTCAAATACGAGATAGAACATGGTGAGGAATTTCTCGAATCGCTCGAAGTAGCCTTCATGATTGAGAACCCTCATTACCTCATTAGGGGAGATGATCTCGATGTCGGCCTCTCCGGGAGCGGGGCGCGAAAGGATGCCCACTGTGGGGAGCATCGCCTGATGAACCAAAACGCTGACGAGAGACGATGGAACGCCATGGCCACTGACATCCATGATGTAGACGCCAAGGTGGCTGCCATCGAGTTCTACGATATTGAAGATGTCCCCACCGAGGGTCGCGCTAGGCTCAAACCGCCAGGCCAGATCAAGTCTGCGTTCCCAAGGGAGCGAGATGGGCAGGAGCGCGCGCTGTATCCCGGCGGCAGCTGCCATATCCGCGTCCAGATGTCGTTGTTTTTCCGCCAGGAGAGCGTTGGCTGCCAACAGGTCCTCCCGCGCCTTCACCCTGTCGGTAATGTCCCGAAGAATTCCGGTGAACATCCGTACCTCGCCAAGACGCATCTCGCTTACAGCGAGTTCCAAGGGGATCGTAGAGCCGTCCTTTCGAAGGCCTAGCACTTCCCGCCCGCCCATCCCGATTATCCTTGGCGTCCCAGTGTTAAGGTAATCCATCAGGAATTTTGGATGGTTGCTGCGGTATGGCTCTGGCATGAGCAGGTTTACATTTTGCCCAAGGAGTTCCTCCTGCTCATAGCCGAAGATGCTGAGTGCCGCGCGGTTGAGGGATTCTATGGTTCCGTCGGCCTCGATGGTGATGATGCCATCCACGGCGGTGTTTACCACCGCGTGCAATTTCGCTTCGCTGTATTGAAGTTGCTGCTCGGCCTGAAGCCTCTTGGTGATGACCTCCGTCATCATAAGTATGCCACCCACCAGGCCAGGAGCCTCGTACCATGGCAAGATTTCCCATCGGAGAAACTCTATTGAACCATCTTGGCGCAGGAATATGTCTCGCTCGTTCTGTAGGGTTTCACCCTGGAGACAGCGTCGATGAAGAGCCATCCATTCCTTCGGAATGTCTGGGAACACCTCATAATGGGTCTTGCCGATGATGTCCTGGCCTTCAAGGCTATAATCCTTAAGCCACCTTTGGCTGACAAGAAGGTAGCGCATGTTGCGGTCGAGCATGGCCACTGCGGCCGGAGTATGCTCGACGAACAGGCGGAGTTTGGCCTCACTTTGGCGCAAGGAGTTCTCCGCGCTTTTGCGATCAGAGATGTCGACAGCAATCCCCAAAAAACCTGTGAAATTGCCCTGCCCATTCGGTATGCCCGTGACCGTGAGGAGGACCGGGACGTGCGTACCGTCCTTGCGAACATAGGTCCATTCGCGGGCCTCATAGCTGCCTTGCCTGGCCATCTCCACAAATACATCGAAGCCCTCAATCCGTCGTCCGAAACGCTTTGAGAGGTATCGGCCATGTGCAATGACTTCGGATTTCAAGTGAAATGCGTTAGGAGTTTTAAGCCCGACCATCTCCTCGGAGCGGAAATTGAGAATGTTTTCAGCTCCAACATTGAAGAGGGTGATTATTCCGGTTTGATCCGTGGCAATTATGGATACGTGAGTGGCAGCACTGATGACACTGAACAGATGGTCGGAGAGGCTGGTTTCCAGAGGGAATTGCATCGTTTGCCCTTAAGTTCGGCACAATTTCACGATAACCGTCGGGGCTTTACTATCAGATACGAGGGTGGAAAGAAAACCGCTTTTTGAATTGCTTTCGGGACAGGACAGACACAGACTGCTCAATGACGAGATACGATCCCGAATCAGCTCCAACGTCGTGGTGACCAAGAAATTCTCCGAGTGCCAGTGCGGGCTAGTCCCGAGGCCGAGGACGAAGGGGCCGAGGAAGACGCCTCGTAGGGCGCCAGGCAGCGTATCCGTAGACGGGGCCGGGGGGGGGGGCTCCGGCTCTTTTTCATGTGCACGAGTTAGAGGGGGTAAATCACTATACATGGGCTGCGATGGACCATTTATCAGCTGTCAGCAAGGCAGTCGTCACCTAAACATCTCCAGTAAACGTCTTGATTCTTTATTCCTTTTGGTCTAAAAATTTAAATACTCTGGTGAAAGTGTCATGTCGTCACTTGATGATGTTTGTCTCTGTGCCGTGTAGGGTGATTGTAAGGTGTTGTTTGTGGACAAATAAGATATTTTATATGCGTCTACTTGTCACGGTTTGCCTGTAAGCGTGGCGACTATTTATAATTGCGGAGGGTGCAATGCTTCAGAATGCCAAATTAAAGACAAAGATCATCGGTGTTGTGTGCGCCTTGCTAGCGGTTGTCTGTGTCGGATTTGGCATGGCAGCGTACCGTACATCTGCTTCCGCAATTGAAAAGAGAGTCCAAGAATCGCTCCCTCAAATAGCTGAGGATTCTGGCAAGCTCATTAACGCCACGCTGGGCGTGTACTTCCTCGGGGTTGATGGCGTCGCCAACCGACTTGTCATAAGGAGCATGGACTGGGACAAACAGCTTCCGGCTCTTAAAGAGGAAATCGCCAGGCAGGGATTCTTGGAAATGGGCGTCGCCACTCCTGACGGGAAGACGCGGTACACTGACGGTTCTGTAGCCGAGCTTGGGGACAGAGACTATTTCAAGAACGCACTTGGCGGAAAAGTGACCATGTCGGATGTGGTCATCAGCCGGGTCACGGGCAAACCGGTCATCATGTTGGCTGCTCCAATCACTGAGGGGGGGAAGAGTGCCGGAGTCCTGCTTGCTAGGCTCGATGGTCAGCTCCTCTCGAACATAACCGACAAGGTGAAGTTTGGCACGATCGGGTATTCCTACATCATCAACGCCAAAGGCGCTTTGATCGCCCATGAAAAGCGCGAGTTCGTCACCGATGCCCGCAACTTCCTAGAGGAAGGAAAGACAAAGCCGGAATTCAAGGACCTCTCAAACATGATGCAGCGCATGGTGAGGGGGGAGAAAGGCTTTGACGATTACGACTTTGCTGGGGCGGAGCGATATTTCGGTTATGCCCCCATTCCCAGCACAGGCTGGTCGATCGCCGTGGGTGCCAACAAAGCCGAGGTACTTGCCGACGTGAATCAGATGAAGATGACCTTTACCCTGCTGTCCCTCGGTTTTCTCCTGGCTGGCGCGTTTGTGGCCCTCGGACTCGCTCAATCGATCGCTGTACCCGTCAAGAAACTCGTGTCCGCCGCCCTCAGTATATCGAATGGCGACCTCAGTGCTACGTCCGGGCTTAATCAGAAGGACGAGATCGGCGTTCTTGATGGTGCGATCAAGAACATGGTCGCTGCTTTGATAGCCAAGATGAATGAGGCCGACGAGCAGGCGAATATCGCCCAGCAGGAAACGGAGAAGGCTCGACAGGCTACGCTCGAGGCGGAAGCCGCCAAAGAACAAGCAGAACGTGCAAAAGCGGAAGGCATGCTTCAGGCTGCTCATCAGCTAGAAGAAGTCGTCGAGGTTGTCACTTCTGCCTCCGAAGAACTTTCAGCACAGATCGAACAGTCGAGTCGTGGTTCCGAGGAACAATCGAACCGAGTAAGTGAAACCGCAACCGCCATGGAAGAGATGAACGCGACGGTCCTTGAAGTTGCAAGAAACGCTTCCCAGGCTGCTGAAACTGCCGACAAAGCCAAACGTCAAGCTGAAGATGGTTCGCAAGTTGTTGCCCAAGTGGTCAAGGGGATCGGAGAAGTTCAATCGTCTGCTATTGAGCTCAAAACAGATATGACTTCGCTCGGCAAGCAGGCCGAAGGGATAGGACAGGTACTCAACGTCATTTCGGATGTTGCGGATCAGACTAACCTGCTTGCACTGAACGCAGCCATCGAAGCTGCCCGGGCTGGTGATGCTGGGCGTGGCTTCGCTGTTGTCGCTGATGAAGTACGTAAGCTTGCTGAAAAGACGATGACCGCCACCAAGGAAGTCGGCGACGCGATCCGAGGGATTCAAGAGGGGGCGCGTAAAAACATATCCAACGTTGAGCACGCGGTTTCAAAAATCGACGCTGCGACGGGCTTGGCGGGCAAATCTGGTGACGCCTTGAACGAGATCGTATCCTTGGTTGATCTGACCACTGATCAAGTCCGTTCGATTGCCACCGCGTCCGAGCAGCAATCGGCAGCCAGTGAGGAGATCAACCGAAGCATCGAGGATGTTAACCGCATCTCCTCTGAAACCTCAGATGCCATGCGCCAGTCGGCTCAGGCGGTGGGTGAACTTGCTCATCAAGCGCAGGTGCTCAAGAGCTTGATCGACCAGATGAAGGACGAAGGAGGTGCAGGGGCTGGACCTGGGAAGGCACTTGGTGGTAGGAGTAAGCTGGACCTAGCTCGACGGTAAGGTGATTTTCGATGGAAGTTGATCACTTAACGGGGCAGGCGAATGACCTTCTTCAACTCGTAACTTTCGATATTTCTGAAGAAGGATTCGGCATAGATATCCAGTATGCTGGTCGCTAATATATGAAGGCAAAGCACGTACTTTTTGTCATTTCATTGGTTGCGTTTCCTCTGTTTGATGCAATGGGTCAGCAGGCATTCGATGTTATATACATCGAATACCCTCCTTATTATTTCACTAACAACGGAAAGCCAGATGGCTACCTATTGAGCCGGGTGTCTTCTGTTTTTAACTGCGCCCGTATAGACTATCGCCTGATGGTGTATCCGTCAAACCGTGCATTGCACGAGGTAAGAACCGCTTCAAATACAATTTCTATCGGATGGTTCAAAACGCAAGATCGTGAGCAATTTGCGAATTACTCTCTTCCTCTTTGCCAAGCGCGACCCCAAGTCGCAGTCTACTTGAAAAAAAATGAAGATAAATTCGCAGAGTTCAGGAGCTTGAAGGATTTGCTTTCTAAATCAAACTTAAAGATCGGTGCAATAAAGGGACACTCTGAAGGAGAGACTGTTGACTCAATCATTCGCAATAGCAGTGACAACGTCATCTTGGTTGGAGCAGAGCAAATTAATCTGATAGCTATGCTTGGCGCAGAGCGCTTTGAATTTATACTCTTGCCTCCGGAAGAAGTTCAGCATCTTCTTGCCTCTTCCGGGATGAATCCTCGTGATTTTGAGATGAAAACACTCGATGACATCCCGCCAGGGAACAAGAGGTATTTAATATTTTCTAAAGACATCAGCGACGAGACTATTCATTCAATTAACACGTGTATTGCTAAATCACACTTT from Fundidesulfovibrio putealis DSM 16056 includes these protein-coding regions:
- a CDS encoding glycosyltransferase family 2 protein, producing the protein MSKKSANLGPVVSMALLASMIATILYLMVRTALLLEADYLWYEKSLATILLLAETFTMTHAFGYFLNLYHVISKPSGPKYSPDDIPPLNDYPPVAIIVSSFKEPLHIIEDTLTCFYNLTYPNKRIYFLDDTRYDRPGQDPAAMAAYRKDVEALCERIGVNMFRRAWRGAKAGMINDFLAFLKGEEREGFTFFGFEDAPKHRDEKYIIIFDADQNPFPDFVEPLVAFMEANPKLAFIQTPQYYTNFETNRVARAAGLQQAVFYEYICEGKSMQDAMFCCGTNVIFRREALTSVGGFEESSVTEDFATSLKFHLGGWSSAYLNKICAFGMGPEDLGAYFKQQFRWAHGTVGLFREILSAFFKNPRRLPAAKWWEYFLSGTHYFVGWVLFTMILCPVLYLFLEVPSYFARPEIYFLFFFPYILLTLSLFIFTLTQRRYGLWEMGIGIVLQAVAFPVYMQASLLGILGVKRSFGVTPKGGSFSLPLHALWPQVLTCMAAAGAVAYGLNRAYYEREPMYAILVNCMWCLYHLAILSSILYFNHPEERRHV
- a CDS encoding glycoside hydrolase family 26 protein translates to MSDLWARVVCAVAILASSFPLLAEPPAAYAAGKPTFGFVLDGYPIDETRLTALRELTGVPPRMVTFFLQWPQNPGESQFPTETLTAISKVGAVPCLTWEPMFIQEGKEVAIDARDILSGRYDVFIDRFAKDAKKYKKEFIIRFAHEMNLERYHWGGPKEAFGPESPMRYREMFRHVVKRFRAAGASNVFFAFCPNAESLPHPKRDSASWNEASAYYPGDDVVDVVGMDGYNWGTTQTREKHGWDSSFRSFSDIFGPIRLELTSFAPGKSIMVFEMASADLGGDKTAWIRSALETAASWNLVAINWFEADKEVDWRLMTGTGPSVSSLVREKTDLGPANVLAAMKLSRVK
- a CDS encoding STAS domain-containing protein, with the protein product MEIRETLIDGVIVVEVVGQRLDAATAPVFKNKMIDLINQGNLRFLVDFSRLDFMDSSGLGSLISCVKSLGDKGDLVLFGLRESVRKIFAVTRLDRGVFRIFESKYDALRSLGGDKA
- a CDS encoding ATP-binding protein, producing MSITIPASLKHVALVGLSVRAISGFELFIQDDAVLIELAVCEALNNAIIHSLNELEGESIDLGIVVWPDRIAFTMRYRGPRIEDGLDGDQKRNREPLATSGRGMSIIQDVMDRVQYERQGEYNVISMEKTTANACPNIP
- a CDS encoding PilZ domain-containing protein, whose translation is MSDFQSRRETRLPIESIVLPFLGSRGADYQPFDYIVQDVSPGGVKIVIPSWVLGRERIHQGERINLHVPFEIGGKVLYSGTAAWQRLDLDGQGQIVGVAMDQGRPLSYPVFFSVSSRQLAIDFSSFESKGSLLAKLAKDLYLLKQGCLIYLKHLSAFFSRISDLSYEEYGQFREFVFEDIIARTKKNADYLTMFHERMAKSNGSLEETCAVVDLAELRQAVEPEMYIELFKSVYTDSFAMQYLYAIKELENKLYMGYNTLVLVYCSTL
- a CDS encoding SpoIIE family protein phosphatase; translated protein: MQFPLETSLSDHLFSVISAATHVSIIATDQTGIITLFNVGAENILNFRSEEMVGLKTPNAFHLKSEVIAHGRYLSKRFGRRIEGFDVFVEMARQGSYEAREWTYVRKDGTHVPVLLTVTGIPNGQGNFTGFLGIAVDISDRKSAENSLRQSEAKLRLFVEHTPAAVAMLDRNMRYLLVSQRWLKDYSLEGQDIIGKTHYEVFPDIPKEWMALHRRCLQGETLQNERDIFLRQDGSIEFLRWEILPWYEAPGLVGGILMMTEVITKRLQAEQQLQYSEAKLHAVVNTAVDGIITIEADGTIESLNRAALSIFGYEQEELLGQNVNLLMPEPYRSNHPKFLMDYLNTGTPRIIGMGGREVLGLRKDGSTIPLELAVSEMRLGEVRMFTGILRDITDRVKAREDLLAANALLAEKQRHLDADMAAAAGIQRALLPISLPWERRLDLAWRFEPSATLGGDIFNIVELDGSHLGVYIMDVSGHGVPSSLVSVLVHQAMLPTVGILSRPAPGEADIEIISPNEVMRVLNHEGYFERFEKFLTMFYLVFDTNTGEFEYCNAGHPPPLCMKNDGSLTLLDEGGGIIGINGEGDFTLGHGALTPGDCLLLYTDGCFEHMNPEGEQFGDKRLQESMKRACGGTAEDLVREVSNSMTAHGRNNAYADDVSLLCLKVLDGK
- a CDS encoding methyl-accepting chemotaxis protein, whose amino-acid sequence is MLQNAKLKTKIIGVVCALLAVVCVGFGMAAYRTSASAIEKRVQESLPQIAEDSGKLINATLGVYFLGVDGVANRLVIRSMDWDKQLPALKEEIARQGFLEMGVATPDGKTRYTDGSVAELGDRDYFKNALGGKVTMSDVVISRVTGKPVIMLAAPITEGGKSAGVLLARLDGQLLSNITDKVKFGTIGYSYIINAKGALIAHEKREFVTDARNFLEEGKTKPEFKDLSNMMQRMVRGEKGFDDYDFAGAERYFGYAPIPSTGWSIAVGANKAEVLADVNQMKMTFTLLSLGFLLAGAFVALGLAQSIAVPVKKLVSAALSISNGDLSATSGLNQKDEIGVLDGAIKNMVAALIAKMNEADEQANIAQQETEKARQATLEAEAAKEQAERAKAEGMLQAAHQLEEVVEVVTSASEELSAQIEQSSRGSEEQSNRVSETATAMEEMNATVLEVARNASQAAETADKAKRQAEDGSQVVAQVVKGIGEVQSSAIELKTDMTSLGKQAEGIGQVLNVISDVADQTNLLALNAAIEAARAGDAGRGFAVVADEVRKLAEKTMTATKEVGDAIRGIQEGARKNISNVEHAVSKIDAATGLAGKSGDALNEIVSLVDLTTDQVRSIATASEQQSAASEEINRSIEDVNRISSETSDAMRQSAQAVGELAHQAQVLKSLIDQMKDEGGAGAGPGKALGGRSKLDLARR
- a CDS encoding type 2 periplasmic-binding domain-containing protein — its product is MKAKHVLFVISLVAFPLFDAMGQQAFDVIYIEYPPYYFTNNGKPDGYLLSRVSSVFNCARIDYRLMVYPSNRALHEVRTASNTISIGWFKTQDREQFANYSLPLCQARPQVAVYLKKNEDKFAEFRSLKDLLSKSNLKIGAIKGHSEGETVDSIIRNSSDNVILVGAEQINLIAMLGAERFEFILLPPEEVQHLLASSGMNPRDFEMKTLDDIPPGNKRYLIFSKDISDETIHSINTCIAKSHFER